ATGCCGAGAAGGTCGAGCAGCACGGTGAGGGGATACCGGATCGTGAAGTCGGCCATGAGGTCGGCCACGGTGCCCGACGCGGCGATCTCGCCGAGCAGCCTTCGGGCGATGTCATGAACCCGTGGGCAGAACTCGCGGATTCTGCGTGCACTGAACAGCGGTGCGTGGGCGCGGCGCAGGCGGGCGTGCGCCGCGCCGTCCAGGGTGGTGAGGGAAGGCTGCCGCGCCGCGGTCTGCTCGAGCCCGGCGATTCGGTGATCCCAGCTCGTGGGCGCCATCGCGGGGTCCTTGACGATCCGGGGATGGGCGCAGACCTCACGGGCCAGCGCATCGTCGGTGACGATCCAGGCCGGTCCGCCCGCAGGCGCCGTCACCTGGACGATCGGGCCTGCCGACCGCAGTGCGCAACGCACGGGGTCGGCCGCGTCGATGCCCCGGTTGATCGGGGCGAACGGTGCGTGGCCGTCGCGGGGCGGGGTGGTGGTCATGGTGACTCTCCATCGGTCGACGTGGCGGGTGGTCGGGTCGAGCGGGCGACGTCGGGTCAGGGCCGTACCGGGTCGCCGGGTGCGGACGTCCCCGTCGGCGACGGCGACGGCGCTCGCGGGATGAGCGCGGTGGCCGCCAGCCCCAGCACCAGCAGGCCTGCGGCAAGGTGACTCACGAGGGAGACACCGTGGGCCATCGCCGCGTCGGCGGCCTCGGCGACCGCGACGGTGTGCGGGTCGGCGGCCAGCCGGGTGATCGCCGCTCCCGCGCTGTCGGTGACCTGCGCGGCGAACCGGAGCGACTCCTCGGGAGGAGTCCCGGCGGCGGTCAGCCGGTGGTGCAGATCGTGGCTGAGGGTGCTGAAGAAGGCGGTGGTGAGCGCCGCGATGCCCAAGGCGGAGCCGAGTTCGCGTGCCGCGCTCGATACGGCGGAGCCTTGATTAGCACGGTCGGCGGGCACGTCGGCGAGCATGACGTTGGTGACCTGAGCCGAGGCGAGACCGACGCCGACGCCGTAGACGAAGAGCGTCGCCGCGATCGCCCACGCCGTGCTGTCGGCGGAGGCCGTCCATCCCAGCGCGGCCAGCCCCGCGATCTCGGTCAGCAGCCCGACGCGGACCATCCGCAGTGGCGGAACGGAGGCCGTCGCGAAGACGATTCCGCTGGCCAGAAGACTGCCCAGCGCCAGCGGCAGGAGGACTAGGCCCGTCTGGAGGGCGCTGTAGCCGAGGGTGAACTGAAGCCACAGCGGCAGGACCGCGACTATCCCGAACTCGCCCATGCTGATGATCAGGGCGGCGATGCCGCCGTTGCGGAACGATCCGATGGAGAAGAGCCGTGCGTCCATCAGGGGCTGCTCGCCCGCCTGGTCCAAGGCGAGTTGACGTCGGACGAAGAGGGTCAGGATCGCCGCCGACGCGAGCAGTGCCACCAGCACGGGAGACGGGCCGCGATCCCAGGTCAGCCCGGCGATCCGAAGCGGCTCGACGGTGACGATCCAGCCGTACACCCGACCTTCGACCAAGGCGAACGCCAGCAGACCCAATCCGATGACCGATGCCACCGCGCCGAGCGTGTCGACACGCCCCGCACGCCGAGGCGACGGCGGCAGGAACATCCGGACGCCGAGCACGATGATCACTCCGAGCGGGATGTTGACGCCGAACGCCCACCGCCAGGAGATCTCCGCGAGGGCGCCGCCCAGCAGCGGGCCGAGCGCGGCGGCAGCGCCGATCGTCGAACCCCACACCGCGAAGGCCCGGCCGCGATCCCGGCCGGTGAAGGCGGCGTTCACCAGAGCCAGCGACGTCGGCAGGATCGACGCGGCCCCCACACCTTGCAGCATTCGCGCCGTCAGCAGGACGTCGCCGTCGGGGGCGAGCGCGGCGAGCACGCTCGTCACGCCGAACGCCACGACTCCGATCTGAAACACCCGCCGGGCCCCCACGAGGTCGGAGATCCGACCGACCAGCAGTAACAGTGCGGCGAAGACGATGACGTAGGACTCGTGGAGCCACTGGACCGCACCGGACTCGATCCCGAGGTCGCCGATGATCGACGGAACGATCACGGTGACGATCGTGGTGTCGGCCACGATCATCGCGACTCCGAGGGTGACCGCGATCAAGCCGAGCCAACGATGGGCAGGCGGGCGCTGGACGGGCATCGTTCTCCTTCATGAGAAAGTAACTTCATCATGAAGGTAATTGCGGGGGCGGTAGGTTGTCAACGAGCGCGGTCGGGTGCGGACGACGGCGAAACCGGGAGGCTGAACGGCGCATGGCAGCGGGACCACGGCCCGAGGACGTCGGCGCGCACTCCGCTCGGCTCATGGACGGACTACGTGCCTTCGGTGCCAACTACACGGAGTTCACCGGCAGGTTCGCCGCCTGGCTGGGATTGCACTCGACGGACGCCACCGCCCTGGTCGAGATCCTCTATGCCGAGGACAAGGGCACGCCGTTGTCCCCGTCCCAGCTCGGCGAGCGGCTCGCCCTGACCTCGGGCGCCACGACGAATCTGCTGAACCGGCTGGAGCGGCTCGGCCACATCGTCCGGACCAGGGAGCACGCCGACCGGCGCATCGTGACCCTGCGCAGCAGCGCGGGCATCGAGGAGCCCGCCCGCGAGTTCTTCGGCTCCCTCACCGCGCGGCTCGACGGCCTGGTGGCCCAGTACCCGCCCGAACAGCTGGACGAGTTCGAGGGCTTCCTGCATCGACTCCGCGACACGATGAACGACCTGCTCGCCGAACCTGTGCCGCCGAAGGCCGCCGACACGAGCTGACGGGCTCCCGGCAGGGATCGGTCAACAGGGCGGTGCGATGCCTTGTCGCGCCTGTTCCGGATGCCGCCCCGCTCTCAGATGCTGTCGCGCGTCCTGGATGCCGCCGCCTCCGGATACGCAGGCGTCGACGTGATACACCGCCCGCATCCCGGCAGCGTCGGCCGCCTCTGCCTCGTCCGAACCGGCGGTATCGACATCAATTCCGCCGTCGCGGTGTGCGACGGCCCGCCCCGAGGCTCGGGCACACGACCGCTCAGGAGTAGGCGGTCGGCCAGGTCACCTGGAAGCGGGCGCCGCCCTCCGGGGCGACGTGCACGGACGCGGACCCGCCGCGTCGGCTCACCACCTCGGACACCAGGGCCAGCCCCAGGCCCGTGCCGCCGCTGTCCCGCGCCCGATCGCCCTCCAGCCGGAAGAAGCGGTCGAACACCTGGTCTCGGTGCTCGGCGTCGATGCCCGGCCCGTCGTCGTCCACCAGCAGCCGGCCGAACCGGCCGAAGGGCAGGACGGTGACACGGACCAGCAGCCGGGCATGGCGGACCGCGTTGGCCACCAGGTTCTCCATCACCCGATCGACCTCGACCGGATCGGCGAGCACCCGGACCTCGACCGGCGCGTACAGCACCACCTTGACGTCCCCGCCGCGATGGCGGGCGGCCACCTGCCGGGCGATCGGCGGTAGCGAGACGACCCGGGTCTCCCGGACGTCGCCCGCATCCGAGCGGGCCAGGGCGAGCAGGTCCTCGACGAGCGTGGTCAGTCGCTCGGTCTCCTGGACGACCTCCTCCAGGACCTCCATCGAATGTTGTGGATCGGGATGCAGCACCGCCACCTCGGCCTGCGCCCGGATCGACGTGACCGGCGAGCGCAGCTCGTGGGCGGCGTCGCCGGTGAAGCGCCGCAGCCTGCCCACCGCCTCGTCCCGGCGGGCCAGCAGATCGTTGAAGGCGTCGGCCAGCGCGCTCAACTCGTCGCGGGTGTCGGGCACCGGCAGCCGAGCGCCGGACGGGAGCCCGACCGTGGCGTTGCGCATGCGCCGGACCGAACGCAGTGAGCCGCGGACGGACAGGACGGTGACGACGGCGGCCGCCGCCACGGCCAGCGCGGCGCTCCCCGAGACCAGGATCAGCCCGGTGCGCAGCATCGCCGCGAAACCGACGAGGTCGGTGGCCGCCAGCACCAGCCGGGGGGTGCCGTCCGGGGTGGGCACCACGTTGGCCTTCCAGCGGCGAGCCGGGTCGGTGCCGCTGGTGAGCACGAGGTCGCCGCCGCGCAGCCGATCGAGGTCGGCCGGGGAGAGTTCCGGCGTGGGCCCGCCGTCCACCGGGGTGCCCGCCGTGTCCAGCACGTGGATGCTCGTCACGCTGTTCGGCTCCTCCGGCGGAAGGCCCTCGCCGACCCGGCTCGACGCGGCCAGCAGCGCCTGCTGGAGATCGGGATCGACCGACCGCACGACCACCTGACCGATCACCGCGGAGCTGCCCACCACGATCAGCGCCAGGAACAGGGCGGTGACCGAGGTGGTGATCATCGTGATGCGGGTGGGCAGGGAGCGGCGACGCCACCATCGGCGCGGCGGGGAGGGCGTCATCGGCCGGGCGCGGTGGGCGTGCGCCGCGATCCCCCGGCGGGAGCCCCGTCGGGTCCGTCGGCGAGGTAGCCGTGCCCGCGCACGGTGCGGACCACGTCTTGGGCGCCGACGGCCTGGAGTTTGCGGCGCAGATAGCCGACGTAGACCTCCACGACGTTGCGGGTGACCGTCTCCGAGTCCCCCCACACCTCCTGAAGCAGCTCGCCCTTGGTCACGACCGAACCCGCCCGGCGCAGCAGCACCGTGAGCACCTCGTACTCGCGGGGGCTCAGCGCGACGTCGCGGTCCTGCCAGCTCACCCGGCGGGTGGCGGTGTCCAGTCGCAGGTCGCTGACGGTGATCACCGTCTCCTCCGCGCGCGTTCCCGCCCGTCGGAGGACCGCGCGGAGCTGGGCGAGTAGCACCAGGAACGAGAAGGGCTTGACCACGTAGCCGTCGGCCCCCAGATCCAGCCCGTCGGCCTGGTCCACCTCACCGTCCTTGGCCGAGACCAGGATCACCGGCGTCACGATCCCGGCGGCACGAAGCTGCTGGAGCACCCGGTAGCCGGAGAGGCCCGGCAGCATGATGTCCAGCAGCACCGCGTCGAACGACCCGGTCTGGGCCAGCCGGAGCGCCTGCGGTCCGGTGCCCGCGGTGACGATGTCCATCCCCTCGGCGACGAGACCTCGTTCCAGTGCCCGGCGCACACCGGGCTCGTCATCGGCTACGAGCACACGTGGTTGCACGTCTCTCAGGATGCACCCTTCGGCGGTCGCGACCGCGCGGCTCTCAGCTCGTCCTCAGCGAACGATCTCGGGACATGCCGGGCCGGGCCTTCTCCGACGACGCGGCCTCGGGCGAGCGGACCCGTCGACACGACGATCGTTCCTCGGCCGGGCAGGGCAGGGCGACGGCCGCGCGGCGCACCGATCACGACGCCGCACGCGGCTGAGGCGGCCGAGCCCCTCAGCGGACTCTCAGCGAAGCCACTCTCAGCTGAGAACGTGATCTGACCTGCGGTGATACCGTCGAGGTCGTCGCCGTCGCGGCGTGGGGCCTGCCGTGCGCGCCGCTCGTCTCAGCACGTTCTCAGGGAGCCCGGTCCAGGCTGATGGCACCACGACGACAGCGTCGAGGGAAGCTCAGGAGGAACTGATGCAGAAGCGGAAGATGACGGCGGGGGTGGCCGCGACCGGCGTGCTGGCCGGCACCGCCGGTCTGGTCTGGCTGGCGATGCCCGCCGGGGCCGACCCGGCGCCCTCGCTGCCGGAGATCTCGCCCGAGGCGTTGGTCGAGTCGGTGCTCGAAGCCGAGAATCCCGCCCTGGCGGGCACCGTGTCGCTGGAGAACAACCTGGGGCTGCCGTCGCTGGGCGCGCTCGGCGGCAGCCTGGGTGAGGCTGCGGTCGACTTCGACATGCTGAGCGGTCTCGACGCGCAGATCGCGAGCGACGGCGAAGGCCGGTTCCGAGTGATCTCGGGTTACGGGGATGCGACGTCGACGATCGTCTACGACGGCGAGACGCTCTGGGAGTGGGACTCCGCGACCCAGGGGGTCGTCAAGAGCTCCGTGGGCGGTGCCGAGGAGGCGGACGAGGTCAGGCCCGCCGGTACCGACCCTGCGGAACTCGCCCGCCGCGCGGTGGAGCAGCTACGGGAGATCAGCAGCGTCGCCGTCGACGGCACCGCCTCCGTCGTGGGCCGCGACGCCTACGAACTGGCCCTGGCCCCCGGACCCGACGAGCGCACGCTGCTGCGTGAGGTGCGGGTGGCCGTCGACTCGGAGACCCGGATTCCGCTGCGGGTCACCGTGCTGGGCAACGGCTCGGACGAGCCGGTTCTGGAGTTCGGCTTCACCGACGTCGACTTCGACGCCCAGGACCCCGAGGACTTCACCTTCCAGCCGCCCGCGGGCGCGTCGGTGCAGGACCTCGACGACTACACGCCGCACGCCGGCACCCCGGAACCCGAGGCCGGCACCGAGCCCGAGTCGGGAATGCGGGACGCGGAGCCGTACGGCGTCGAGTCGGGCGCCTCGCAGGTGGTCGGCGACGGCTGGGACTCGGTTCTCGTGCTGAGCGCGGACGAGCTCGAGGGTGACGCCGCGCAGGCCGCCGACCTCGACGCACTCCCCGAGGGCTTCGGCGAGCGGGTCGGCGGCGCCTGGGGCGAGGGCCTGCTGATCGAGTCCGCGGTGGTCACCGCGATCCTGACCGACGACGGCCGGATCGCCGTCGGCGCCGTGCCCGCCCAGGTGCTCACCGAGGCACTGGAAGAGGCCCGGTGATGTTCTCGGACATCTCGGCGGAGCCGGCTTCGGCCGGCTCCGCCCCCGAGCGGACCGGCGACACCGCGTCTGCCGAGGGCACCGGCTGGGCCGCCCGCACCCGTGGGCTGCGCAAGACCTACGGCCGCACGGTGGCGGTCGACCGGGTGGACCTGGACGTCCCGGCGGGTGCGGTGCTGGGCATGCTGGGTCCCAACGGCTCAGGCAAGACGACGACCATCCGAATGCTGCTCGGCCTGATCAGCCCCACCGAGGGCACCGTCGAGCTGTTCGGCCGCTCGATGCCGGACCAGGCACGCCAGGTGCTGCCGACGGTCGGGGCGATGGTCGAGGGCCCCGGCTTCCACCCGCACCTCTCCGGTCGGGACAACCTGCGTCGCTGTGCGGCGGCTGAGCCGCTGGTCGAGACGCGCCATGCGGCGCAGGCGGTCTCCGAGGCGATCGAACGGGTCGGGCTCGCCGACGCGGCCGATCGGGCCTACAAGGGCTATTCGCTCGGGATGAAGCAGCGGCTCGGGCTGGCGGCGGCCCTGCTGGTGCCCCGCAGCCTCGTGGTGCTCGACGAACCCACGAACGGACTCGACCCGGCGGGTACCAGGGAGATCCGAGAGGTGATCTCCGAACTGCACACGGCGGGCACCACGGTGATCGTCTCCTCCCACCTGCTCGCCGAGATCGAGGCGACCTGTACCCACGTCGCGGTGTTGAACCGAGGTGTCCTGGTGGCCCAGGGCGGGCTCGGGGAGCTGCTGGCCGCCAGCACCCCGACGCTGCTCGTGGCCACGCCGGACGTCGACCGGGGCGTGGAGGTCCTGCGGGCCGCGGGCATCCCCGCCCGAGGCGAGAGCGACGGGCTGCGGGCCGAACTCATCGACGTCACCGCCCCGGCGGTGATCTCGACGCTGGCGCGGGCCGACGTCGCGATCTACGAGGCTCGTCCGCACCGCACCGGGCTGGAGGACTTCTTCGCCCTGGTCACGGAATCGGACAGCGAGGAGCAGACCCGATGAGCGCCACCGGGACGATTCGACCACTGACCAGTGAACTTCCCGTCGCGGCCGGTCGCACCGCCGCGCCTTTCGGCAGGCTGCTCGCCGCCGAGCTCCGGCTGATGCTGCGCAGGCCGCGCACGCTGGTCGCGCTCGGGCTGCTCGCGCTGATCCCGGTGCTGATGGGCGTGACGGTCGTCCTCTCCAGCGGCGGCCCCGGCGGCGACTTCCTGATGGCCGCGATCGAGGGCAGCGGAGTGCTGCTCAGCCTCATGGCCCTGACCATGTCGCTCGCCCTGCTGCTGCCGCTGTTGATCAGCGTGATCGCGGCCGACAGCTTCGCGGGCGAGGCCGCCGCAGGCACCCTGCGCGGGCTGCTGCTGGCCCCGGTCGGCCGGGGCAGACTGATCACGGTCAAGGCGCTGAGCGTGCTGATCTTCAGTGCGTTGTCGGTGGCCGTGGTCGTCGTGGTCGGGGTGGTCGTCGGGGTCGCGCTGCTGGGCGGCGACGCGATGATCACCGCGTCCGGCGCGACGATCGGCCTCGGGGAGGCGTTGCTGCGGATCCTGCTGCTCGCGGGCTGGGCGACGGTCCAGGTCTTCGCGGTGGGCGCCGTCGCGCTGGCACTCTCGTCGGCGACCGAGCGACCCATCGTCGTGACCGCCTCCGTGATGGGCGGCTTCATCGGCTTCCAGCTCGTCACCGGCTTCCCGTCGTTGGACTGGCTGCACCCGGCGGTGCTCACCCACCGCTGGATGCCCGCGCAGCTGGAGATCCTCAACGACCCGATGAACGTCACGGACCTGACCACGAGCTTCCTGCGGGCCTGCTTCTACATCCTGATCGGTCTCTCCCTGACGGTGTGGCGGATGAACTCCAAGGACTACTGACCGGAGGGCGCCGAGCCGATCGGGTACGGCGGGCGGGCTCGATGGCCCGTCAGGGGGAGCGGCGGGCGGACGTCGGGGCGTCGAGCCCGCCGGGGAGTGCGACGTCGGGTCACCTGCCGGGCGTGGGTGTCGGCATCGGCGACCGGTCGTCGGGGGTCGGTCGTCGGGCCCGGCGTCGCACGGGTGCCGGGCGTCGCAGGTGCCGGGCGCCGCGCGGGCGCCCGGCGGCCTTGGACGCACGCCGACGGGTGCGGCGGCGCCGCATGCAGACGAAAGGGCGGTGGGGGTCGCCTCGGCCGCGAACGGATCACCGCAGGACGACTCCGGACAGACGAGCGGCGCAGGCACCACCGCCGCCCGGCGGGCGGAAGCGCGCTCGACACGGTGCGCTCGACACAGCATGGCCGAGACGTCGGGCGCCGCTGTTCCCACCGCGTCGTGTGGGCAGGTCACACGCCCTCGGCCCCGGCCCGATGCCGTCCGCTCCGCACACCGGCGGTGATGTAAGGATCGCGGGGTGCCGTTGCTGCGAACCTCCATGCTGATCGAGGCCGGGTCCGCCACCGTCGCCGCCGCGCTGCGGATCAACTCCGACCGGACCAACACCGGGGTAGCCGGAGTACGCATCGAGACGGCCGGGCCGCGTGCCCTGCTCGGCGAGGGCGACCGGCTGGACTTCCACGTGCCGATCCGGCCGCGGGCTCGCGTGTCGGTGCGAACCAGACTGACCAGCGTGCGGCCGACCGAGCTGCGGGCCGAGGCGGCCCCCGGCTCGCCGTGGCGGCTCGACCATCGGATCGTCCTCGCCTCCACCGGTGCGGGCACCCTGCTCACCGAGTCGCTGCGCTGGTCGTGGATCGGCGGCGGACTCGACCGGCTGGTCGACGCGGTCGCGGCCCGCCGGACGATCCTGCGGCTGTTCGCGGCCCGGGAGGTCGCGGTCCGCGCGGTCGCGGGCCGACTGAGCGACGCGGGGGTGGTCGTCGGGGCCGCGGTGCTGCGGGGCGCGACGGTGCTCGCCGCCCAGCGGGCCGCGCCGTCGTCGCTGGCGGGCCGATGGGAGCTGCCGGGCGGCTCGGTCGAGCCGGGCGAGACGGAGCAGGAGGCGCTCACACGGGAATGCCGGGAGGAACTCGGCGTCCGGGTCCGGGTGGGTGCCCGCATCGGACCGGATCTGCCGCTGCCGGACGGCCGAGTGCTGCGGATCTACCTCGCGCGGCTGGAGAAGCGCGGCGAGCGGGCATCGGATCGGGCAGGCGGCGCCTCCGACGCGGGACGGCGAGGCGCGGCCCGGTTCGAGGGGGCGGCGGACCCGGCCGGCCGCGGCGCCGATCCCGCCCGTACCGATCCTGCCGGCGCCGAGCAGCCCGGCGCCGACGCCACCGAGCCGCAGGCCCGCGAACATCGGGAACTCCGGTGGCTCAACGCCGACCGACTCGGCGAGGTGGACTGGCTGCCCGCGGACCTGGACGTGCTGCCCGATCTTCGGCGGCTGCTCATCGAGCGCGCCGCACGCCGCCGGACGAAGGAGGGTCTCTCCCGCTGAGGGCCTGCGAAGGTCGGACAGGAGCGAGGTGAGGCCGGGCAGGAGTGAGGCCGGACCTTCGGGGGCGCCCGCCGAGTCGGGGCGGACGGGCAGGACTGCGCCTCCGCGGCGGGCTCCGGACGGTCCCATCGGCCATCGCGCGGCCCCTCAGGAATAAGGCCGGACGGGCGTGAGGCC
This genomic stretch from Actinoalloteichus hoggarensis harbors:
- a CDS encoding DHA2 family efflux MFS transporter permease subunit yields the protein MPVQRPPAHRWLGLIAVTLGVAMIVADTTIVTVIVPSIIGDLGIESGAVQWLHESYVIVFAALLLLVGRISDLVGARRVFQIGVVAFGVTSVLAALAPDGDVLLTARMLQGVGAASILPTSLALVNAAFTGRDRGRAFAVWGSTIGAAAALGPLLGGALAEISWRWAFGVNIPLGVIIVLGVRMFLPPSPRRAGRVDTLGAVASVIGLGLLAFALVEGRVYGWIVTVEPLRIAGLTWDRGPSPVLVALLASAAILTLFVRRQLALDQAGEQPLMDARLFSIGSFRNGGIAALIISMGEFGIVAVLPLWLQFTLGYSALQTGLVLLPLALGSLLASGIVFATASVPPLRMVRVGLLTEIAGLAALGWTASADSTAWAIAATLFVYGVGVGLASAQVTNVMLADVPADRANQGSAVSSAARELGSALGIAALTTAFFSTLSHDLHHRLTAAGTPPEESLRFAAQVTDSAGAAITRLAADPHTVAVAEAADAAMAHGVSLVSHLAAGLLVLGLAATALIPRAPSPSPTGTSAPGDPVRP
- a CDS encoding MarR family winged helix-turn-helix transcriptional regulator — its product is MAAGPRPEDVGAHSARLMDGLRAFGANYTEFTGRFAAWLGLHSTDATALVEILYAEDKGTPLSPSQLGERLALTSGATTNLLNRLERLGHIVRTREHADRRIVTLRSSAGIEEPAREFFGSLTARLDGLVAQYPPEQLDEFEGFLHRLRDTMNDLLAEPVPPKAADTS
- a CDS encoding sensor histidine kinase, whose product is MITTSVTALFLALIVVGSSAVIGQVVVRSVDPDLQQALLAASSRVGEGLPPEEPNSVTSIHVLDTAGTPVDGGPTPELSPADLDRLRGGDLVLTSGTDPARRWKANVVPTPDGTPRLVLAATDLVGFAAMLRTGLILVSGSAALAVAAAAVVTVLSVRGSLRSVRRMRNATVGLPSGARLPVPDTRDELSALADAFNDLLARRDEAVGRLRRFTGDAAHELRSPVTSIRAQAEVAVLHPDPQHSMEVLEEVVQETERLTTLVEDLLALARSDAGDVRETRVVSLPPIARQVAARHRGGDVKVVLYAPVEVRVLADPVEVDRVMENLVANAVRHARLLVRVTVLPFGRFGRLLVDDDGPGIDAEHRDQVFDRFFRLEGDRARDSGGTGLGLALVSEVVSRRGGSASVHVAPEGGARFQVTWPTAYS
- a CDS encoding response regulator transcription factor; its protein translation is MQPRVLVADDEPGVRRALERGLVAEGMDIVTAGTGPQALRLAQTGSFDAVLLDIMLPGLSGYRVLQQLRAAGIVTPVILVSAKDGEVDQADGLDLGADGYVVKPFSFLVLLAQLRAVLRRAGTRAEETVITVSDLRLDTATRRVSWQDRDVALSPREYEVLTVLLRRAGSVVTKGELLQEVWGDSETVTRNVVEVYVGYLRRKLQAVGAQDVVRTVRGHGYLADGPDGAPAGGSRRTPTAPGR
- a CDS encoding LolA family protein, with amino-acid sequence MQKRKMTAGVAATGVLAGTAGLVWLAMPAGADPAPSLPEISPEALVESVLEAENPALAGTVSLENNLGLPSLGALGGSLGEAAVDFDMLSGLDAQIASDGEGRFRVISGYGDATSTIVYDGETLWEWDSATQGVVKSSVGGAEEADEVRPAGTDPAELARRAVEQLREISSVAVDGTASVVGRDAYELALAPGPDERTLLREVRVAVDSETRIPLRVTVLGNGSDEPVLEFGFTDVDFDAQDPEDFTFQPPAGASVQDLDDYTPHAGTPEPEAGTEPESGMRDAEPYGVESGASQVVGDGWDSVLVLSADELEGDAAQAADLDALPEGFGERVGGAWGEGLLIESAVVTAILTDDGRIAVGAVPAQVLTEALEEAR
- a CDS encoding ABC transporter ATP-binding protein, which encodes MFSDISAEPASAGSAPERTGDTASAEGTGWAARTRGLRKTYGRTVAVDRVDLDVPAGAVLGMLGPNGSGKTTTIRMLLGLISPTEGTVELFGRSMPDQARQVLPTVGAMVEGPGFHPHLSGRDNLRRCAAAEPLVETRHAAQAVSEAIERVGLADAADRAYKGYSLGMKQRLGLAAALLVPRSLVVLDEPTNGLDPAGTREIREVISELHTAGTTVIVSSHLLAEIEATCTHVAVLNRGVLVAQGGLGELLAASTPTLLVATPDVDRGVEVLRAAGIPARGESDGLRAELIDVTAPAVISTLARADVAIYEARPHRTGLEDFFALVTESDSEEQTR
- a CDS encoding ABC transporter permease, translating into MSATGTIRPLTSELPVAAGRTAAPFGRLLAAELRLMLRRPRTLVALGLLALIPVLMGVTVVLSSGGPGGDFLMAAIEGSGVLLSLMALTMSLALLLPLLISVIAADSFAGEAAAGTLRGLLLAPVGRGRLITVKALSVLIFSALSVAVVVVVGVVVGVALLGGDAMITASGATIGLGEALLRILLLAGWATVQVFAVGAVALALSSATERPIVVTASVMGGFIGFQLVTGFPSLDWLHPAVLTHRWMPAQLEILNDPMNVTDLTTSFLRACFYILIGLSLTVWRMNSKDY
- a CDS encoding NUDIX domain-containing protein — its product is MPLLRTSMLIEAGSATVAAALRINSDRTNTGVAGVRIETAGPRALLGEGDRLDFHVPIRPRARVSVRTRLTSVRPTELRAEAAPGSPWRLDHRIVLASTGAGTLLTESLRWSWIGGGLDRLVDAVAARRTILRLFAAREVAVRAVAGRLSDAGVVVGAAVLRGATVLAAQRAAPSSLAGRWELPGGSVEPGETEQEALTRECREELGVRVRVGARIGPDLPLPDGRVLRIYLARLEKRGERASDRAGGASDAGRRGAARFEGAADPAGRGADPARTDPAGAEQPGADATEPQAREHRELRWLNADRLGEVDWLPADLDVLPDLRRLLIERAARRRTKEGLSR